In one Terriglobia bacterium genomic region, the following are encoded:
- a CDS encoding ABC transporter permease → MEFAAILKIALRALARNKMRSVLTMLGIIIGVGAVIAMVGVGQGAQQKVQDQIASMGTNLLFISSGTVTRGGLHMGWGQTKTLVYDDMKAIQREIPTVAKAAPGSGTSAQVVFENQNWFTRVNGTEPQYFDIRDWPIVAGSSFSQDDVTQSANVAVLGATVRQNLYGATDPIGTTIRIGTLPFQVVGVLAAKGQTGMGQDQDDTVVVPITTLQKKITGQNWLQFIMVSAVSQPATYAAQQQISLLLRDRHRIRPGQDDDFFVRNLADIAELADQSSRVMTLLLASIAGVSLIVGGIGIMNIMLVSVTERTREIGIRMAIGATEQDVQRQFLSESVVLSLIGGAIGIVFGVGSSLVITKTLGWAVLISPMAIVAAVVFSMAVGIFFGFYPARKAAHLDPIEALRFE, encoded by the coding sequence ATGGAATTCGCAGCCATTTTGAAAATCGCTCTCCGCGCTCTTGCCCGCAACAAGATGCGCTCCGTGCTCACCATGCTGGGCATCATCATCGGCGTCGGCGCCGTCATCGCCATGGTGGGCGTGGGCCAGGGCGCGCAGCAAAAGGTCCAGGACCAGATCGCTTCCATGGGCACCAACCTGCTCTTCATTTCCAGCGGCACGGTCACCCGCGGCGGCCTGCACATGGGCTGGGGCCAGACCAAGACCCTCGTCTACGACGACATGAAGGCCATCCAGCGCGAAATCCCCACCGTCGCCAAAGCCGCGCCCGGCAGCGGCACCAGCGCGCAGGTGGTTTTCGAAAACCAGAACTGGTTTACGCGCGTCAACGGTACCGAGCCGCAGTATTTCGACATTCGCGACTGGCCCATCGTCGCTGGTTCCAGCTTCTCCCAGGACGACGTCACCCAGTCTGCCAACGTCGCCGTCCTCGGCGCGACCGTGCGCCAGAACCTGTACGGCGCCACCGACCCGATCGGCACCACCATCCGCATCGGCACCCTGCCCTTCCAGGTGGTGGGCGTGCTCGCCGCCAAGGGCCAGACCGGCATGGGCCAGGATCAGGACGATACCGTGGTCGTGCCCATCACCACGCTGCAGAAGAAAATCACCGGCCAAAACTGGCTGCAGTTCATCATGGTTTCGGCGGTCTCGCAGCCGGCCACCTACGCCGCCCAGCAGCAGATCAGCTTGCTGTTGCGCGACCGCCACCGCATCCGTCCCGGACAGGACGACGATTTCTTCGTCCGCAACCTGGCCGACATCGCCGAGCTCGCCGACCAGTCCTCGCGCGTCATGACCTTGCTGCTGGCCTCCATTGCCGGCGTCTCGCTGATCGTGGGCGGCATCGGCATCATGAACATCATGCTGGTGTCGGTAACCGAGCGCACCCGCGAGATCGGCATCCGCATGGCCATCGGCGCCACCGAGCAGGACGTGCAGCGCCAGTTCCTGAGCGAGTCGGTGGTGCTCAGCCTGATCGGCGGGGCGATTGGAATCGTCTTCGGCGTCGGCTCCTCGCTGGTGATCACCAAGACGCTGGGCTGGGCAGTTCTGATTTCGCCCATGGCCATCGTTGCCGCGGTGGTCTTCTCGATGGCGGTCGGCATCTTCTTCGGCTTCTATCCGGCGCGCAAGGCCGCACACCTGGATCCCATCGAAGCGCTCCGGTTCGAATAA
- a CDS encoding VWA domain-containing protein, translating into MKPSLRARLFVGAVILTAMGVRGDGQIWQDASPGVFKARTELVLVPVVVTDHNGKFVHGLGKEDFRLEHNGKLQALRTFEEVTARLAPVRRTELPNNAYTNELANDPNAKPLYIILVDVLNTPFENQVQGREALMKMLAQTVPTNALVGLAVLDINGLHVLHDFTNDPRILVSALRTATGQPALDSATRDAAASSLGEARQLVAMITQGLNAEKALQMASAALASGVVATSKQNQSIMTTLEAFRHIAEGVKAIPGRKALIWASGGFPFKVNTTTNEITGGVAPEVYRRTMEMLAGANVAMYPVDLSGLTAEPAPKVVEQRDVASVTPGRIRGEELRNPFNDNSAATLRQSVHEGMKLFAEITGGRAFYNMNDLSGAFQIAYADLSNFYLVGYYLAKDSKPGWQRLRVSVGKAAIQVRSRSGFFLTRSDDRTVREVDERMALESPVDYTGLPLTVQWGQIEGSAEKKANFVVTVAPGSARVDTERKNAVDIDFIAVVFDASGRKVAQVSQNFRADLTPETVQQIAANGVRYANTIKVPSGEYGVRFVVRDNLTGVLGSVWAPLKAD; encoded by the coding sequence ATGAAACCCAGCCTTCGAGCCAGACTGTTTGTCGGCGCAGTCATCCTGACCGCCATGGGTGTGAGGGGGGACGGCCAGATCTGGCAAGATGCATCGCCAGGGGTGTTCAAGGCTAGGACAGAGCTTGTTTTAGTGCCGGTGGTGGTCACCGATCACAACGGCAAGTTTGTTCACGGGCTGGGCAAGGAAGATTTCCGGCTAGAGCACAACGGCAAACTACAAGCTCTTCGTACGTTTGAAGAAGTCACCGCAAGACTCGCTCCCGTGAGGCGCACGGAATTGCCCAACAATGCGTATACGAACGAATTGGCGAATGACCCGAATGCAAAGCCTTTATACATCATCTTGGTGGACGTGCTTAACACTCCTTTCGAGAATCAAGTCCAGGGTCGCGAGGCGCTGATGAAAATGTTGGCTCAAACGGTGCCAACGAATGCGCTCGTCGGGTTAGCGGTACTAGACATCAATGGGTTGCATGTGCTGCACGATTTCACCAACGATCCTCGCATCCTGGTGTCGGCGCTGCGTACAGCTACAGGACAACCGGCGCTCGACAGCGCAACCCGGGATGCTGCCGCGAGTTCCTTGGGAGAAGCGCGCCAGTTAGTCGCTATGATCACCCAAGGATTGAATGCCGAAAAGGCGCTCCAGATGGCCAGTGCGGCACTGGCGTCGGGAGTCGTCGCGACCTCGAAGCAGAACCAGTCGATAATGACGACTCTGGAAGCCTTTCGCCATATTGCCGAGGGCGTAAAGGCCATACCTGGCCGCAAAGCATTGATCTGGGCGTCGGGAGGGTTCCCCTTCAAGGTCAACACCACAACGAATGAGATCACGGGCGGAGTTGCACCGGAGGTATATCGCCGCACAATGGAAATGCTTGCGGGCGCGAACGTGGCGATGTACCCGGTGGATCTGAGCGGCTTGACCGCGGAACCAGCGCCCAAGGTCGTGGAGCAACGAGACGTGGCCAGCGTGACGCCCGGGAGGATTCGCGGCGAGGAACTCCGCAATCCGTTTAATGACAATAGCGCGGCTACGCTTCGGCAAAGTGTGCACGAGGGGATGAAGCTGTTTGCCGAAATCACTGGCGGGCGGGCGTTTTATAACATGAATGATCTCTCGGGTGCTTTCCAGATCGCGTACGCAGACCTGTCTAACTTCTACTTGGTAGGTTACTACTTAGCTAAAGACAGCAAGCCTGGCTGGCAAAGATTAAGGGTATCTGTAGGCAAAGCGGCGATACAGGTCCGAAGCCGCTCCGGATTCTTTCTCACCCGTAGTGACGACCGCACCGTTCGCGAAGTAGATGAGCGAATGGCGCTCGAGTCGCCCGTGGATTACACGGGTTTGCCACTCACGGTGCAGTGGGGACAGATTGAGGGCTCGGCGGAAAAGAAGGCAAACTTCGTGGTGACAGTTGCACCGGGTTCAGCCCGAGTTGACACAGAACGCAAGAATGCAGTGGACATTGACTTCATTGCGGTTGTGTTCGATGCATCAGGGCGGAAAGTTGCGCAGGTGTCACAGAATTTTAGAGCAGACCTTACCCCAGAAACGGTGCAACAGATCGCCGCGAACGGGGTAAGGTACGCAAACACCATCAAAGTGCCATCTGGTGAGTATGGAGTTCGCTTTGTGGTGCGCGACAACCTCACGGGAGTGCTCGGCAGTGTATGGGCACCTCTGAAGGCTGATTAG
- a CDS encoding type II toxin-antitoxin system RelE/ParE family toxin: MLPSNQIPQHSHGHVRSPGRIEGQHSIRINDQWRVCFLWRNGDAYDVEITDYH, translated from the coding sequence GTGCTCCCGTCGAATCAAATTCCGCAACATAGTCACGGCCACGTTCGCTCTCCGGGGCGGATTGAGGGCCAACACAGCATCCGCATCAACGACCAATGGCGTGTCTGTTTCCTGTGGCGGAATGGGGATGCCTACGATGTCGAGATTACGGATTACCACTGA
- a CDS encoding HigA family addiction module antidote protein, translated as MAAKLKPVHPGEILREEFMGPLGVNPHKLSLALRVSAPAVYEIVNERRAISTDMALRLAHCLGTTPEFWLNLQTRYDLEVARDKDAARIEREVQRVAGATR; from the coding sequence ATGGCAGCAAAATTGAAGCCCGTGCATCCCGGCGAGATTCTGCGGGAGGAATTCATGGGGCCGCTTGGCGTGAATCCGCACAAGCTCTCCCTGGCCCTGCGCGTGTCTGCGCCCGCAGTTTATGAGATTGTGAACGAGAGGAGGGCCATTTCTACCGATATGGCTCTCAGGCTTGCCCATTGTCTTGGCACCACGCCCGAGTTTTGGCTTAATCTCCAGACTCGCTATGACCTGGAAGTGGCCCGCGACAAAGACGCAGCTAGAATCGAACGGGAAGTACAAAGGGTTGCTGGTGCTACTCGTTGA